A genomic region of Pseudoxanthomonas suwonensis contains the following coding sequences:
- a CDS encoding type VI secretion system Vgr family protein, whose protein sequence is MGYTTSRRMYQLSTPLGEDALLIQEFEGVEGVSRPFEFRLDVLSERDDIDPAELIGKRVTLRIETDEDSRHWTGIVSAFVRMGQIDDPATDGNLLTCYRCTIVPWLWPLTLNEDSRIFQQTSIPDIVEAMLGEYNLRDYELELRGAYPQLDYCTQYRESDFNFISRLLERAGIHYYVKYGPQAETLVFTDNNDSHPRLERDLIRYAEARAAEEEDTVTALVHRSQLRSGRMVMRDYNFEKPTDTLEASVDSLVSLGDNQNYERFLYPGDYGQRDEGEQAARVRMEAEEAEHEILDGASDVRTLTPGYCFELDGHPQKSINREYMVLSVTHRGNSNVGRESAASSYSNTFSMIPRKVAYRDPRATPKATIHGPQTAVVTGPSGEEIYTDKYGRIKVQFHWDRRGEYNDKSSRWVRVVHGHAGSRWGMFMLPRIGEEVLVAFEHGDPDRPLVVGSLYNANNMPPYDLPGEATKSTLKSNSSKGGDGFNELRFEDKAGSEEVFLHAQKDLQTQVLNNSTASVGANQQLTVGANQLIHVGKERHLVVGEREFVKVEKDVFTEIGGSTSFQAGQDLHLSVGMDTAIDAGMDIHLKAGVNIVLDAGVQISLKAGGSSITIGPAGVTLDGALVRVNCGGSPLSAKKGNKPDKAKLADAAIKGVAGKVSNPGQQAQAQALRKAAAQAQPFCAECEAARAALRALA, encoded by the coding sequence ATGGGCTACACCACCAGCCGCCGCATGTACCAGCTGAGCACGCCGCTCGGCGAAGACGCGCTGTTGATCCAGGAGTTCGAGGGCGTCGAGGGCGTGTCGCGGCCGTTCGAGTTCAGGCTGGACGTGCTGTCCGAGCGCGACGACATCGATCCCGCGGAGCTGATCGGCAAGCGGGTGACGCTGCGGATCGAGACCGACGAGGATTCGCGCCACTGGACGGGCATCGTCTCGGCCTTCGTGCGCATGGGCCAGATCGACGACCCGGCCACCGACGGCAACCTGCTGACGTGCTACCGCTGCACGATCGTGCCGTGGCTGTGGCCGCTGACCCTGAACGAGGATTCGCGCATCTTCCAGCAGACGAGCATCCCGGACATCGTCGAGGCGATGCTGGGCGAGTACAACCTGCGCGACTACGAACTGGAGCTGCGCGGCGCCTATCCGCAGCTGGACTACTGCACCCAGTACCGCGAGAGCGACTTCAACTTCATCTCGCGCCTGCTGGAGCGCGCAGGCATCCACTACTACGTCAAGTACGGGCCCCAGGCCGAGACGCTGGTGTTCACCGACAACAACGACAGCCATCCGCGCCTGGAGCGGGACCTGATCCGCTACGCCGAGGCGCGGGCCGCGGAGGAGGAGGACACCGTCACCGCGCTGGTCCACCGCAGCCAGCTGCGCAGCGGCCGCATGGTGATGCGCGACTACAACTTCGAGAAGCCCACCGATACGCTGGAGGCCAGCGTCGATTCGCTGGTAAGCCTTGGCGACAACCAGAACTACGAGCGCTTCCTGTATCCGGGCGACTACGGCCAGCGCGACGAGGGCGAGCAGGCGGCGCGGGTGCGGATGGAGGCCGAGGAGGCCGAGCACGAGATCCTCGACGGCGCCAGCGACGTGCGCACGCTGACCCCGGGCTACTGCTTCGAGCTCGACGGGCATCCGCAGAAGTCGATCAACCGGGAGTACATGGTGCTGTCGGTCACGCACCGCGGCAACAGCAACGTAGGCCGCGAATCGGCCGCGAGCAGCTACTCCAACACCTTCTCGATGATCCCGCGCAAGGTCGCCTACCGCGACCCCCGGGCCACGCCGAAGGCGACGATCCACGGGCCGCAGACCGCGGTGGTGACCGGGCCGTCCGGAGAGGAGATCTACACCGACAAGTACGGCCGGATCAAGGTGCAGTTCCACTGGGACCGCCGCGGCGAATACAACGACAAGAGCTCGCGCTGGGTGCGGGTGGTGCACGGCCATGCCGGCTCGCGCTGGGGGATGTTCATGCTGCCGCGGATCGGCGAGGAAGTGCTGGTCGCCTTCGAGCACGGCGATCCGGACCGGCCGCTGGTGGTCGGCAGCCTGTACAACGCCAACAACATGCCGCCGTACGACCTCCCGGGCGAAGCCACCAAGTCCACCCTGAAGAGCAATTCGAGCAAGGGCGGCGACGGCTTCAACGAGCTGCGATTCGAGGACAAGGCGGGCAGCGAGGAGGTCTTCCTGCACGCGCAGAAGGACCTGCAGACGCAGGTGCTGAACAACAGCACGGCCTCGGTCGGCGCCAACCAGCAGCTGACGGTGGGCGCCAACCAGCTGATCCACGTCGGCAAGGAGCGGCACCTGGTGGTCGGCGAGCGCGAGTTCGTCAAGGTCGAGAAGGACGTCTTCACCGAAATCGGCGGCAGCACCTCGTTCCAGGCGGGGCAGGACCTGCACCTGAGCGTGGGCATGGATACCGCGATCGACGCCGGGATGGACATCCATCTCAAGGCGGGCGTCAACATCGTGCTCGATGCCGGGGTGCAGATCAGCCTGAAGGCCGGCGGCAGTTCGATCACGATCGGGCCGGCCGGCGTCACCCTCGACGGCGCGCTGGTCCGGGTCAACTGTGGTGGCAGCCCGCTGTCGGCGAAGAAGGGCAACAAGCCGGACAAGGCCAAGCTGGCGGACGCGGCGATCAAGGGGGTCGCCGGCAAGGTCAGCAATCCTGGCCAGCAGGCGCAGGCGCAGGCGCTGCGCAAGGCCGCCGCGCAGGCGCAGCCGTTCTGCGCCGAGTGCGAGGCGGCACGTGCCGCGCTGCGGGCGCTGGCGTGA
- the tssH gene encoding type VI secretion system ATPase TssH, whose amino-acid sequence MAVNPRATVARLNSTCRTALEAAAGLCMSRGHHDVEIEHFLLKLAEVDNSDIRRVLRQFERTPEALERALEKTLEGLKGGNTRTPSLSPHLPELLERAWVAASLEMGESRIRSGHVLLALVADANLKRLLSREVQEALAVNVETLQENFHAIVDGSAEAREARLLGDGAGGAAATPGEGGPGGKPSATPNLDRFCINLTQRARAGALDPVLGRDAEIRQMIDILTRRRQNSPILTGEAGVGKTAVVEGLAGRIVEGLVPPVLQGLELLALDLGLLQAGASVKGEFEARLKGVLDEVKASPKPIVMFIDEAHTLIGAGGAAGQNDAANLLKPALARGELRTIAATTWSEYKKYFEKDPALTRRFQVVKIEEPEDARALAMLRGMAKAMAAHHRVRILDEAISEAVKLSSRYIAGRQLPDKAVSVLDTACAKIAISQNAVPAEIQDARQQRAVLATERELLKAEAAAGNDHAERIAAIDAEDAGLAARLEQLEARWEQEKGLVGRLHEQLAALSDDDPDAGAIRERIRALREELAKVQGHAPMVNALVDGNAVAQIVAAWTGIPVGKMVSDEIQTVLKLRDLLEERVIGQGHALDAIAQRVRTSRANLEDPGKPKGVFLLVGTSGVGKTETAIALADVLYGGERNMITINMSEYQEAHTVSSLKGSPPGYVGYGEGGVLTEAVRRRPYSVVLLDEIEKAHPDVLELFFQVFDKGRMEDGEGREIDFKNTLILLTSNAGTELVMEACRAGDPPPAEELDRLLRPELNRVFKPAFLGRTTVIPYFPLRDEQLQKIARLKLDKIGRRIAANHGARFEYTPELVAAIAARCTEVDSGARAIDNILSGTLLPEVAGSVLERMAEGGQVAAIHAGLGEDGRFSYRID is encoded by the coding sequence ATGGCAGTGAATCCGCGCGCGACGGTCGCCAGGCTCAACAGCACCTGCCGCACCGCGCTGGAAGCCGCCGCCGGGCTGTGCATGTCGCGCGGCCACCACGACGTCGAGATCGAGCACTTCCTGCTGAAGCTGGCCGAAGTCGACAACAGCGACATCCGCCGCGTCCTGCGCCAGTTCGAGCGCACGCCCGAGGCGCTGGAGCGCGCGCTGGAGAAGACCCTGGAGGGCCTGAAGGGCGGCAACACACGCACGCCGTCGCTGTCGCCGCACCTTCCCGAACTGCTGGAACGCGCCTGGGTGGCGGCGTCCCTGGAAATGGGCGAGAGCCGCATCCGCAGCGGCCACGTGCTGCTGGCGCTGGTGGCGGACGCCAACCTGAAGCGACTGCTGTCGCGCGAGGTGCAGGAGGCGCTCGCGGTCAACGTCGAGACGCTGCAGGAGAACTTCCACGCGATCGTCGACGGTTCGGCCGAGGCGCGCGAGGCGCGCCTGCTCGGCGACGGCGCCGGTGGCGCCGCGGCGACGCCGGGCGAGGGCGGGCCGGGCGGCAAGCCCAGCGCCACGCCGAACCTGGACAGGTTCTGCATCAACCTGACCCAGCGCGCGCGCGCGGGCGCGCTGGACCCGGTCCTCGGCCGCGACGCCGAGATCCGGCAGATGATCGACATCCTGACCCGGCGCCGGCAGAACAGCCCGATCCTCACCGGCGAGGCCGGCGTCGGCAAGACCGCGGTGGTCGAGGGCCTGGCCGGCCGCATCGTCGAGGGCCTGGTGCCGCCGGTCCTGCAAGGCTTGGAACTGCTGGCGCTGGACCTGGGCCTGCTGCAGGCCGGTGCCAGCGTGAAGGGCGAGTTCGAGGCGCGGCTCAAGGGCGTGCTCGACGAGGTCAAGGCCAGTCCCAAGCCGATCGTCATGTTCATCGACGAGGCCCATACCCTGATCGGCGCCGGCGGCGCGGCCGGCCAGAACGACGCGGCCAACCTGCTCAAGCCGGCGCTGGCGCGCGGGGAGTTGCGCACCATCGCGGCGACCACCTGGTCCGAATACAAGAAGTACTTCGAGAAGGACCCGGCGCTGACCCGGCGCTTCCAGGTGGTCAAGATCGAGGAACCGGAGGACGCGCGCGCGCTGGCGATGCTGCGCGGCATGGCCAAGGCGATGGCCGCGCACCACCGCGTGCGCATCCTCGACGAGGCGATCTCCGAGGCGGTCAAGCTGTCCTCGCGCTACATCGCCGGGCGCCAGCTGCCCGACAAGGCGGTCAGCGTGCTCGACACCGCCTGCGCCAAGATCGCGATCAGCCAGAACGCGGTCCCGGCCGAGATCCAGGACGCGCGCCAGCAGCGCGCGGTGCTCGCCACCGAACGCGAGCTGCTGAAGGCCGAAGCGGCGGCCGGCAACGACCATGCCGAGCGCATCGCCGCGATCGACGCCGAGGACGCCGGACTCGCCGCCCGGCTGGAACAACTGGAAGCACGCTGGGAACAGGAGAAGGGCCTGGTCGGGCGACTGCACGAGCAGCTGGCCGCGCTGTCCGACGACGACCCGGACGCCGGCGCGATCCGCGAGCGCATCCGCGCGCTGCGCGAGGAACTGGCCAAGGTCCAGGGCCACGCGCCGATGGTCAACGCGCTGGTCGACGGCAACGCGGTCGCGCAGATCGTCGCGGCCTGGACCGGCATCCCGGTCGGCAAGATGGTCAGCGACGAGATCCAGACGGTGCTCAAGCTGCGCGACCTGCTCGAGGAACGGGTGATCGGCCAGGGCCATGCGCTCGACGCGATCGCCCAGCGCGTGCGGACTTCCCGCGCCAACCTGGAGGACCCGGGCAAGCCCAAGGGCGTGTTCCTGCTGGTCGGCACCTCGGGCGTGGGCAAGACCGAGACCGCGATCGCGCTGGCCGACGTGCTGTACGGCGGCGAGCGCAACATGATCACGATCAACATGTCCGAGTACCAGGAGGCGCACACCGTCTCCAGCCTGAAGGGCTCGCCGCCGGGCTACGTCGGCTACGGCGAGGGCGGCGTGCTGACCGAGGCGGTGCGGCGGCGGCCGTACTCGGTGGTGCTGCTGGACGAGATCGAGAAGGCCCACCCGGACGTGCTGGAGCTGTTCTTCCAGGTGTTCGACAAGGGCCGGATGGAGGACGGCGAGGGCCGCGAGATCGACTTCAAGAACACCTTGATCCTGCTGACCTCCAATGCCGGCACCGAGCTGGTCATGGAGGCCTGCCGCGCCGGCGATCCGCCGCCGGCGGAGGAACTGGACCGGCTGCTGCGGCCGGAACTGAACCGGGTATTCAAGCCAGCGTTCCTGGGCCGCACCACGGTGATCCCGTACTTCCCGCTGCGCGACGAGCAGTTGCAGAAGATCGCGCGGCTGAAGCTGGACAAGATCGGCCGCCGCATCGCCGCCAACCATGGGGCCCGCTTCGAGTACACGCCGGAGCTGGTGGCGGCGATCGCCGCGCGCTGCACCGAGGTCGACTCGGGCGCGCGCGCGATCGACAACATCCTGTCCGGCACCCTGTTGCCCGAGGTCGCCGGCAGCGTGCTCGAGCGCATGGCCGAGGGCGGACAGGTCGCCGCCATCCACGCCGGGCTGGGCGAGGACGGCCGCTTCAGCTACCGGATCGACTGA
- the tssG gene encoding type VI secretion system baseplate subunit TssG — MSATVPGQDQADAARAVPGALRAQAPIEGLLADPTRYRFFQAVRLLYHDRKLDGTRLGAVDPVRFGVTESLTFPPNEIHDLRDADADGSGEARMIVNFFGLTGPSGVLPYTYTRWLIARARRRDYGPRDFMDMFNHRLLLLFWHAWRKHRPDIELEFGNTRGLPRHVFDLVGMGTPTLFRQLHTGDGEEGAGGGRARLPAAALAYYSGLITQRPHGLGSISQVVGDVVGAPVAAHGCFGNWQAIASGDRTRLGRSAHALGDGCVLGTRFWDRQTTVQLVVGPLDRRRFERLLPSGSLLGGLVELTRFLTGLALDLRIRLALRADAVPPLVLGSQGAQRARLGWNTWLSGRTSASPADEAEFHFHAMGGESWQ, encoded by the coding sequence ATGTCCGCGACCGTTCCAGGCCAGGACCAGGCGGACGCCGCCCGCGCCGTGCCGGGGGCGCTGCGGGCGCAGGCCCCGATCGAGGGGCTGCTCGCCGACCCCACCCGCTACCGCTTCTTCCAGGCGGTGCGCCTGCTGTACCACGACCGCAAGCTGGACGGCACGCGGCTGGGCGCCGTCGATCCGGTGCGGTTCGGCGTGACCGAGTCGCTGACGTTCCCGCCGAACGAGATCCATGACCTGCGCGACGCCGATGCCGACGGCAGCGGCGAGGCCCGGATGATCGTCAACTTCTTCGGCCTGACCGGCCCGTCGGGCGTGCTGCCGTACACCTATACGCGCTGGCTGATCGCGCGCGCGCGCAGGCGCGACTACGGTCCGCGCGATTTCATGGACATGTTCAACCACCGCCTGCTGCTGCTGTTCTGGCACGCCTGGCGCAAGCACCGGCCGGACATCGAGCTGGAGTTCGGCAACACGCGCGGCCTGCCGCGCCACGTCTTCGACCTGGTCGGCATGGGCACACCGACCCTGTTCCGGCAACTGCACACCGGCGACGGGGAAGAGGGTGCCGGCGGCGGCCGCGCGCGCCTGCCGGCCGCGGCACTGGCCTACTACAGCGGTCTGATCACCCAGCGGCCGCACGGGCTGGGCTCGATCTCGCAGGTGGTGGGCGACGTGGTCGGCGCCCCGGTGGCCGCCCACGGCTGCTTCGGCAACTGGCAGGCGATCGCATCCGGCGACCGCACCAGGCTGGGCCGCAGCGCGCACGCGCTGGGCGACGGCTGCGTGCTGGGCACCCGCTTCTGGGATCGCCAGACCACGGTGCAGCTGGTGGTCGGGCCGCTGGACCGCAGGCGCTTCGAACGCCTGCTGCCCAGCGGCAGCCTGCTTGGCGGGCTGGTGGAACTGACCCGCTTCCTGACCGGCCTGGCGCTGGATCTGCGTATCAGACTTGCACTGAGGGCGGATGCGGTTCCGCCGCTGGTCCTCGGATCCCAAGGCGCGCAGCGCGCCCGGCTGGGCTGGAACACCTGGCTCAGCGGCCGTACCTCGGCCAGTCCGGCCGACGAGGCCGAGTTCCATTTCCACGCGATGGGAGGCGAATCATGGCAGTGA
- the tssF gene encoding type VI secretion system baseplate subunit TssF — translation MLDDILPYYESELTALRKLSAEFANRYPKIASRLLLEGDVCEDPHVERMIESFAFLAGRIHKKLDDEFPQITDALLSVLYPHFLRPVPSMSIAQLAPAPSVELSGMQSVPRGTELLTRPVQGVPVRYRTAYPVEVWPVQVAEAAFEPIERSAFALNGNDSVATVRIRLQLQGQAAFKTLGMQRLRFYLDGESPLVHALYELLLNNVSCVTVHGTAADAALPPLRLGRDAVRAVGFGEDEGLLEYDPRSFLGYRLLQEYFVLPEKFLFVDLCGLDLARFGANAVDVRLHIDAFERPERAARLEQTVGRDSFRLNCTPIVNLFTQVAEPIRLDPAVYEYPVVPDVRRQLGLEVYSIDSVSRISRGGQQESVVEFLPFFSIRHGLQGDPNACYWHAQRRPSLRPNDDGSEVTLSLVDRNMDPRLPSVETLTLRLTCTNRDLPGALPYGGEEGRLQLADGGAIAAAQLLKKPTATWRAPMRQANQWRLISHLALNHLSLVEHGRDALLEILSLYNFGDSASLRKQIAGIVSVDSRASSARVGRAPRQSFVRGTEIVLTFDEDHYVGSGAYLLARVLDLFFGLYCTANSYTRLSAYSRQRERALVDFPPRSGALPLV, via the coding sequence ATGCTCGACGACATCCTGCCCTACTACGAAAGCGAGCTGACCGCGCTGCGCAAGCTTTCCGCGGAGTTCGCCAACCGCTATCCGAAGATCGCCTCGCGGCTGCTGCTCGAGGGCGATGTCTGCGAGGATCCGCACGTCGAGCGGATGATCGAATCGTTCGCTTTCCTGGCGGGGCGCATCCACAAGAAGCTGGACGACGAGTTCCCGCAAATCACCGATGCGCTGCTGTCCGTGCTGTACCCGCACTTCCTGCGTCCGGTGCCGTCGATGTCGATCGCGCAACTGGCGCCGGCGCCGAGCGTCGAGCTCAGCGGCATGCAGTCGGTGCCACGCGGGACCGAACTGCTGACACGGCCGGTCCAGGGCGTGCCGGTGCGCTACCGCACGGCCTATCCGGTGGAAGTGTGGCCGGTGCAGGTGGCCGAGGCGGCGTTCGAGCCGATCGAGCGCTCGGCGTTCGCACTGAACGGCAACGACAGCGTCGCCACGGTGCGGATCCGGCTGCAGCTGCAGGGGCAGGCGGCGTTCAAGACCCTGGGCATGCAACGGCTGCGCTTCTACCTGGACGGCGAAAGCCCGCTGGTGCATGCGCTGTACGAGCTGCTGCTGAACAACGTGTCCTGCGTGACCGTGCACGGCACCGCGGCCGATGCGGCGCTGCCGCCGCTGCGGCTGGGTCGCGACGCGGTGCGGGCGGTGGGTTTCGGCGAGGACGAAGGCCTGCTGGAATACGACCCGCGCTCGTTCCTCGGCTACCGGCTGCTGCAGGAATACTTCGTGCTGCCGGAGAAGTTCCTGTTCGTCGACCTGTGCGGGCTGGACCTGGCGCGTTTCGGCGCCAACGCGGTCGACGTGCGCCTGCACATCGACGCGTTCGAGCGCCCGGAGCGCGCGGCGCGGCTGGAACAGACCGTCGGCCGCGACAGCTTCCGGCTCAACTGCACGCCGATCGTCAACCTGTTCACCCAGGTCGCCGAGCCGATCCGGCTCGACCCGGCGGTGTACGAGTACCCGGTGGTGCCCGACGTCCGGCGTCAACTGGGGCTGGAGGTCTATTCGATCGACAGCGTCAGCCGCATCAGCCGTGGCGGGCAACAGGAAAGCGTCGTCGAGTTCCTGCCGTTCTTCTCGATCCGGCATGGCCTGCAGGGCGACCCGAACGCGTGCTACTGGCATGCGCAGCGGCGGCCGTCGCTGCGGCCGAACGACGACGGCAGCGAAGTGACCCTCTCGCTGGTGGACCGCAACATGGACCCGCGCCTGCCGAGCGTGGAAACCCTGACCCTGCGGCTGACCTGCACCAACCGCGACCTGCCCGGGGCACTGCCGTACGGCGGCGAAGAAGGCCGGCTGCAACTGGCCGACGGCGGCGCGATCGCCGCGGCGCAGTTGCTGAAGAAGCCGACCGCCACCTGGCGCGCGCCGATGCGCCAGGCCAACCAGTGGCGGCTGATCTCGCATCTGGCGCTGAACCACCTGTCGCTGGTCGAGCACGGCCGCGACGCGCTGCTGGAGATCCTCAGCCTGTACAACTTCGGCGACAGCGCCAGCCTGCGCAAGCAGATCGCCGGCATCGTCTCGGTCGACAGCCGCGCCTCGTCCGCCCGGGTCGGACGTGCGCCGAGGCAGTCGTTCGTCCGTGGCACCGAGATCGTCCTGACCTTCGACGAGGACCACTATGTCGGCAGCGGCGCCTACCTGCTGGCGCGCGTGCTCGATCTGTTCTTCGGCCTGTACTGCACCGCCAACTCCTACACCCGGCTCAGCGCATACAGCCGCCAGCGCGAGCGCGCGCTGGTCGACTTCCCGCCGCGCAGCGGCGCGCTGCCGCTGGTCTGA
- a CDS encoding MltA domain-containing protein yields MNRTASALAIALCGAVAAGSAQAQVAGESVGIVEPDAAVGSDLGQSFATRHAVFEPRAYSQLPGWSYDDFSGAIDGMRQSCSALRRKPVWQALCADFDAAAGADAAAMRAFFERHFYVYQVMSPERVPTGKLTGYFEPLLDGSRERDAQFRHPVYGMPQDLLLLDAGQAQARTAWLYRDGNRLRAGSPGDGRSQEYEIAMEGMAAGVRDKRYRVRIDGRRVVPYWSRQQIEQQAIHAPVLAWVDDAQRLYSMQVQGSGKIRLKQGGLVRLAYAEQNGHPFRPRVTRGSTPDMALAGIKARGLVAGGSAGAGQALRPDPKLPAAVNDEVARMIAALKGGGTPPPRPASPPPRPAAASTASAPSAPAAAGNRKEIDAIIAALKGEAPPPPPRPVGSAGGSAAGRVPATASAAAPASYGGGVAGTATSPHAGGTTGIPDPSYVFFRSIGDGPEGPIGALGVPLSAGRSLAVDPRTTPLGAPVFISSTEPGGDGPMQRLMFAQDTGGAIRGSVRGDFFWGFGDTAGRLALATNDSMQMWLLLPRQQPINAVATQGMRLRGSARQQLPDCVIADPELCVEDGDGD; encoded by the coding sequence ATGAACCGCACCGCGTCCGCCCTGGCCATCGCCCTCTGCGGCGCGGTCGCTGCGGGCTCCGCGCAGGCGCAGGTCGCCGGCGAGTCCGTGGGGATCGTCGAGCCGGACGCAGCGGTGGGTTCCGACCTCGGCCAGTCCTTCGCCACCCGGCACGCGGTATTCGAACCGCGCGCCTACTCGCAGCTTCCGGGATGGAGCTACGACGACTTCTCGGGCGCGATCGACGGCATGCGGCAAAGCTGTTCCGCGCTGAGGCGCAAGCCGGTATGGCAGGCGCTGTGCGCGGACTTCGACGCCGCCGCCGGTGCCGACGCCGCGGCCATGCGCGCCTTCTTCGAGCGCCACTTCTACGTTTACCAGGTGATGTCGCCCGAGCGGGTACCGACCGGGAAGCTGACCGGCTACTTCGAGCCGCTGCTCGACGGCAGCCGCGAGCGCGACGCGCAGTTCCGCCACCCGGTCTACGGCATGCCGCAGGACCTGTTGCTGCTGGACGCCGGCCAGGCGCAGGCGCGCACCGCGTGGCTGTATCGCGACGGCAATCGCCTGCGCGCGGGATCGCCCGGCGACGGGCGCTCGCAGGAATACGAGATCGCGATGGAGGGAATGGCCGCCGGCGTGCGCGACAAGCGCTACCGGGTCCGGATCGACGGCCGCCGGGTGGTGCCGTACTGGTCGCGCCAGCAGATCGAACAGCAGGCGATCCACGCGCCGGTGCTGGCCTGGGTCGACGACGCGCAGCGGCTGTATTCGATGCAGGTGCAGGGTTCGGGCAAGATCCGGCTCAAGCAGGGCGGACTGGTCAGGCTCGCCTACGCCGAACAGAACGGCCATCCGTTCCGTCCGCGGGTCACCCGCGGCAGCACCCCGGACATGGCCCTGGCCGGGATCAAGGCGCGCGGGCTGGTGGCCGGCGGCAGCGCGGGGGCGGGGCAGGCGTTGCGGCCCGACCCGAAGCTGCCGGCCGCGGTCAACGACGAGGTGGCGCGCATGATCGCGGCGCTGAAGGGTGGCGGAACGCCGCCACCCCGGCCGGCATCGCCGCCGCCGCGCCCGGCCGCCGCCAGCACGGCTTCCGCACCCAGCGCGCCGGCGGCGGCGGGGAACCGCAAGGAGATCGACGCGATCATCGCGGCGCTGAAGGGCGAAGCGCCGCCGCCACCGCCGCGTCCGGTCGGGAGTGCCGGCGGTTCCGCCGCCGGCCGGGTTCCGGCAACGGCGTCCGCTGCCGCGCCCGCGTCCTACGGCGGCGGCGTGGCCGGCACCGCGACCAGTCCGCATGCCGGCGGCACGACCGGCATCCCCGATCCCAGCTACGTGTTCTTCCGCAGCATCGGCGATGGCCCGGAGGGTCCGATCGGCGCGCTGGGTGTGCCGTTGAGCGCGGGACGCTCGCTGGCGGTCGATCCGCGCACCACGCCGCTCGGCGCGCCGGTGTTCATCTCCTCGACCGAGCCGGGCGGGGACGGGCCGATGCAGCGGCTGATGTTCGCGCAGGACACCGGGGGCGCGATCCGCGGCAGCGTGCGCGGGGACTTCTTCTGGGGCTTCGGCGATACCGCCGGGCGCCTGGCGCTGGCGACCAACGACAGCATGCAGATGTGGTTGCTGCTGCCGCGCCAGCAGCCGATCAACGCCGTGGCCACCCAGGGCATGCGGCTGCGCGGCAGCGCGCGGCAGCAGCTGCCCGACTGCGTGATCGCCGATCCGGAGCTTTGCGTCGAGGATGGCGACGGCGACTGA
- a CDS encoding LuxR C-terminal-related transcriptional regulator: protein MKILIADDHHLILEGVKSKLCELGDDLEFATAMTIDEVRAQLAQGMPPDLLIMDLSMPGASGLDHVVEVRERFPSLPLVMLSGAEDARQMKDLLALGVRGYIPKAYSPDIMLSAIRLVISGGVYVPPMLLDPEPVKPAGQTAADPHAEGSLEGLRSLLTERQVDVLRLLALGKPNKSIARDLSISEGTVKIHLAAIFRALNVRNRVEAVVASRRLSGL from the coding sequence ATGAAGATACTGATCGCGGACGATCACCATCTGATCCTCGAAGGCGTCAAGAGCAAGCTGTGCGAACTCGGCGACGATCTCGAATTCGCCACGGCCATGACGATCGACGAGGTGCGCGCGCAGCTTGCGCAGGGCATGCCGCCCGACCTGCTGATCATGGACCTGTCGATGCCGGGCGCCAGCGGCCTGGACCACGTGGTCGAGGTGCGCGAGCGCTTTCCCTCGCTGCCGCTGGTGATGCTGTCCGGTGCCGAGGACGCCAGGCAGATGAAGGACCTGCTCGCCCTCGGGGTGCGCGGCTACATCCCCAAGGCCTATTCGCCCGACATCATGCTGTCGGCGATCCGGCTGGTGATTTCCGGGGGGGTGTACGTCCCGCCGATGCTGCTGGATCCGGAACCGGTGAAACCGGCGGGACAGACCGCCGCCGATCCGCACGCCGAAGGTTCGCTCGAAGGCCTGCGTTCGCTGCTGACGGAGCGCCAGGTCGACGTGCTGCGCCTGCTGGCGCTGGGCAAGCCGAACAAGAGCATCGCCCGCGACCTGAGCATCAGCGAGGGCACGGTGAAGATCCACCTGGCGGCGATCTTCCGCGCGCTGAACGTGCGCAACCGGGTCGAGGCGGTGGTCGCGTCGCGGCGGCTGTCCGGGCTGTAG